A window of the Acidobacteriota bacterium genome harbors these coding sequences:
- a CDS encoding CBS domain-containing protein: MATATQTDTKTREHVRDAMTRNPATATRSDSLHRAASLMVEHDCGAIPVVESGKVVGMITDRDIVTRTIAEKRDPSSRTVGDIMSQNVAVVRDDESLSKAFSMMSQKKVRRLPVVDSSDKLVGMLAQADLALDSDKDRELADTVERISEPGR; the protein is encoded by the coding sequence ATGGCTACTGCCACGCAGACTGACACGAAAACCAGAGAACATGTACGCGACGCGATGACCAGGAACCCGGCAACGGCGACCCGAAGCGACTCGCTTCATCGTGCCGCATCGTTGATGGTCGAGCACGACTGCGGCGCAATTCCCGTGGTCGAGTCCGGCAAGGTCGTCGGGATGATCACGGACCGCGACATCGTCACAAGGACCATTGCCGAGAAGCGGGATCCATCGAGCCGCACCGTCGGCGACATCATGTCGCAGAACGTCGCGGTGGTTCGCGACGACGAGAGTCTCTCGAAAGCTTTCAGCATGATGAGCCAGAAGAAGGTACGCCGGCTGCCGGTGGTCGATTCGAGTGACAAGCTCGTCGGTATGCTCGCCCAGGCCGATCTGGCGCTCGATTCCGACAAGGATCGGGAGCTCGCCGATACGGTCGAGAGAATCAGCGAACCCGGACGCTGA
- the groL gene encoding chaperonin GroEL (60 kDa chaperone family; promotes refolding of misfolded polypeptides especially under stressful conditions; forms two stacked rings of heptamers to form a barrel-shaped 14mer; ends can be capped by GroES; misfolded proteins enter the barrel where they are refolded when GroES binds): MAKMITYGEEARHSILKGVNKLADAVKVTLGPKGRNVVIEKKFGSPTITKDGVTVAKEIELKDELENMGAQMVREVASKTSDTAGDGTTTATVLAQAIYREGIKNVTAGANPMEIKKGIEAAVKAAVKKIDEISKPVEGKDIAHIGTISANNDEEIGSIIAEAMDKVGKDGVITVEEAKGLETTLEVVEGMQFDRGYLSPYFVTDPERMEAVLENPMILLFEKKISSMKDLLPILEQVAKQGKPLVIIAEDVEGEALATLVVNKLRGTLNVAAVKAPGFGDRRKAMLEDIAILSGGRLISEDLGIKLENVQWSDLGEAKRISIDKDTTTLVTDTDSKERKEALAGRVKQIRTQIDDTTSDYDREKLQERLAKLVGGVAVIKVGAATETEMKEKKARVEDAMHATKAAVEEGIVPGGGVALLLAMEAVDKLDAEGDIRVGIEIIRRALEEPARQIVANAGFEGSVVIRDVKAKGGNFGFNAQTEEIVDMLKAGIIDPAKVTKQALQNASSIAGLMLTTEALVSEIKEEGQSDQAAAAGMGGMGGMY, translated from the coding sequence ATGGCAAAAATGATTACCTACGGTGAGGAAGCCCGGCATTCGATCCTGAAGGGCGTCAACAAGCTCGCCGACGCAGTCAAAGTCACACTCGGTCCGAAGGGCCGCAACGTCGTGATCGAGAAGAAGTTCGGATCACCAACCATCACAAAAGACGGCGTCACCGTCGCCAAGGAGATCGAGCTGAAAGACGAGCTCGAGAACATGGGTGCTCAGATGGTCCGCGAAGTCGCGTCCAAGACCTCCGACACCGCCGGTGACGGAACGACGACCGCAACAGTTCTCGCCCAGGCGATCTATCGCGAGGGAATCAAGAACGTCACGGCCGGTGCGAACCCGATGGAAATCAAGAAGGGTATCGAAGCGGCAGTCAAAGCAGCCGTCAAGAAAATCGACGAGATCTCGAAGCCGGTCGAAGGGAAGGACATCGCCCATATCGGAACGATCTCGGCGAACAACGACGAAGAGATCGGCTCGATCATCGCCGAGGCGATGGACAAGGTCGGCAAAGACGGCGTGATCACCGTCGAGGAAGCGAAGGGCCTCGAGACGACACTCGAAGTCGTCGAGGGGATGCAGTTCGACCGCGGCTATCTCTCTCCCTACTTCGTCACCGATCCGGAGCGGATGGAAGCGGTGCTCGAGAACCCGATGATCCTGCTGTTCGAGAAGAAAATCTCCTCGATGAAGGACCTCCTGCCGATTCTCGAACAGGTCGCCAAGCAGGGTAAGCCGCTGGTGATCATCGCCGAGGATGTCGAGGGGGAGGCTCTCGCCACGCTCGTCGTCAACAAGCTTCGCGGAACGCTCAACGTCGCCGCCGTCAAAGCTCCGGGATTCGGCGACCGGCGGAAAGCCATGCTCGAGGACATTGCCATCCTTTCCGGTGGCCGGCTCATCTCGGAGGATCTCGGAATCAAACTCGAGAACGTCCAGTGGAGCGACCTCGGAGAGGCGAAGCGGATCTCCATCGACAAGGATACGACCACCCTCGTCACCGACACCGACTCCAAGGAGCGGAAGGAAGCTCTTGCTGGTCGCGTGAAGCAGATTCGCACCCAGATCGACGACACGACATCCGACTATGATCGCGAGAAGCTTCAGGAACGGCTCGCGAAGCTCGTCGGTGGCGTCGCCGTCATCAAGGTGGGCGCTGCAACCGAGACCGAGATGAAGGAGAAGAAAGCGCGGGTCGAGGACGCAATGCATGCGACCAAGGCAGCCGTCGAAGAGGGGATCGTCCCCGGCGGCGGAGTCGCGCTGCTGCTCGCCATGGAGGCCGTCGACAAGCTCGACGCCGAAGGCGACATCCGCGTAGGCATCGAGATCATCCGACGGGCGCTCGAAGAGCCGGCCCGGCAGATCGTCGCGAACGCCGGATTCGAAGGTTCGGTCGTCATTCGTGACGTCAAGGCGAAGGGCGGCAACTTCGGTTTCAACGCACAGACCGAGGAAATCGTCGATATGCTCAAAGCCGGCATCATCGATCCGGCAAAGGTCACCAAGCAGGCGCTGCAGAACGCATCGTCGATCGCCGGCCTGATGCTGACCACCGAGGCGCTCGTCTCCGAGATCAAGGAAGAAGGCCAGTCCGATCAGGCGGCAGCAGCCGGAATGGGCGGTATGGGCGGTATGTACTGA
- a CDS encoding RDD family protein — protein MTPAKRFDEIELIGTGRSPTASVPDEKGTPPPDSHAPLWRRALALGLDLSLLGALVLTLGPLLPTGIDLRAALAIAGFIAVFSLCYFTCGWMVWGRTLGGAVANVRVVTDDHLGVTFRRSFLRWTGLVISLATAGLGFVPALFPGHRSLADRISHTHVAQ, from the coding sequence ATGACCCCGGCGAAGCGATTCGATGAAATCGAGCTGATCGGTACCGGGCGGTCTCCAACTGCATCGGTACCCGACGAGAAGGGAACACCACCCCCCGACTCCCACGCTCCCCTGTGGCGCCGAGCTCTCGCACTCGGTCTCGACCTCTCGTTGCTCGGGGCACTGGTTCTCACGCTCGGGCCACTCCTTCCCACGGGAATCGATCTCAGGGCTGCCCTGGCGATCGCCGGCTTCATCGCAGTCTTCTCGCTGTGCTATTTCACCTGTGGCTGGATGGTCTGGGGGAGGACGCTCGGGGGGGCGGTTGCAAATGTGAGAGTCGTCACCGACGACCACCTCGGGGTCACTTTCCGACGGTCGTTTCTCCGGTGGACCGGGCTCGTGATCTCGCTTGCAACCGCGGGCCTCGGCTTTGTTCCGGCGCTTTTCCCAGGGCATCGCTCGCTCGCCGACAGGATTTCTCACACGCACGTCGCGCAGTGA
- a CDS encoding 16S rRNA (uracil(1498)-N(3))-methyltransferase, with translation MLNRFFSISPIELGAIARIEGEEAHHAGRVSRLRMGERIEVIDRDGRTAEAVIETISPREVLARVDRAVVSRESPLSITLAMALIKPDLFELVLRKATELGVAVVQPLLGDRVEIRPDRIRNRRERWERIVREAVKQSGRSRIPVIAEPMAFDEVIQAGGTLLIFDETPSGEPAPEGTGEITLLIGPEGGWSERELKLAREKGIATVPLGPRRLRAETAAIAAVAWAQIRYGDF, from the coding sequence ATGCTGAACCGATTCTTCTCGATCAGCCCGATCGAGCTGGGGGCAATTGCCAGGATCGAAGGGGAGGAGGCGCACCACGCGGGTCGGGTCAGCCGGCTGCGGATGGGCGAGCGGATCGAGGTGATCGACCGCGACGGAAGGACCGCGGAGGCCGTGATCGAGACCATCTCGCCACGAGAAGTTCTCGCACGGGTGGATCGCGCCGTCGTTTCGAGAGAATCGCCGCTTTCGATCACACTCGCGATGGCGCTCATCAAGCCCGACCTTTTCGAACTGGTGCTCCGCAAGGCAACCGAGCTTGGAGTCGCGGTCGTCCAGCCGCTCCTCGGAGATCGGGTGGAGATCAGGCCGGACCGGATTCGCAACCGGCGGGAGCGATGGGAGCGGATCGTTCGAGAGGCGGTGAAGCAGTCGGGAAGAAGCAGGATCCCGGTCATCGCCGAGCCGATGGCGTTCGACGAGGTCATCCAGGCCGGCGGCACTCTTTTGATCTTCGACGAGACCCCGTCGGGCGAGCCTGCTCCGGAGGGAACCGGAGAAATCACGCTTCTGATCGGTCCGGAGGGGGGTTGGTCGGAGAGGGAACTGAAGCTTGCCCGTGAGAAGGGGATCGCGACGGTGCCGCTCGGTCCGCGGCGGCTCAGGGCAGAGACCGCGGCGATCGCGGCGGTCGCCTGGGCTCAGATTCGATACGGCGACTTCTGA
- a CDS encoding tetratricopeptide repeat protein yields MTAIKYPGNPSLPQEVKQRVLATFDQSLRLYEEAQLDDVVSGCDLLLEMDDQFEPARRLRAKAKDPTSAVDISDLAQYRDARLAESRAAAVPDFGAADSSPRLLEAVEAMNRGDLDTTIEICNEILASEPGNEEAAALGQKAYERQEAAPFVRQFMADAGQALDRGDRAAAETALGKAKSLDPLHPEIAAMEDRLSGSPPESAGAPPTGESASFDFGSPSASPFGGAFGGDSGSSAFETFSNDSPDPSPAEPGSPDEKTESPVADLGFTLENEPEAVEPEVGEARTFDFSGAGVDVSGDDQTKIAAYLSEGDAAFEAGNWTQAIDIWSRIFLIDVTNDEASSRIEKARERKKEEEARTDEILNAGIAAFDRGDYVTARQSFEEVLAEEPDSFKAQEYLDKLDAHAATSGAAAIPPPPAASGDMYEGPDLSDEDSLEPSAGPRRPGVPPVAPAKPEKSSKGLLIVAALVAVVAVGGWFAWSMISGGEATESEVSSTITQGKLNRAEMLAGQGSFDDAIELLSSIQPGDPFRDQAIEKIAEYRAQAASMIDGRPAAEVREELLVEAREAFAAEDFIGAKRAFEEAAQIAPLDASDSATYQQVSAEVSGLEQALLLFNQGNYRETLRAVSAFLAREPDNPNAQRLAASANYNLGVNALKDENTSGAIEYFTEAVRLDPDDIEAQRALELARRYDGASKDLLYRIFVKYLTAR; encoded by the coding sequence ATGACAGCAATCAAATATCCAGGCAATCCCTCTCTCCCGCAGGAAGTGAAGCAACGCGTCCTGGCTACATTCGACCAGTCGCTTCGGCTCTACGAAGAAGCCCAGCTGGACGACGTCGTGTCGGGTTGCGATCTGCTCCTCGAAATGGACGACCAGTTCGAGCCGGCGCGGCGGCTGCGCGCGAAAGCGAAGGATCCCACCAGCGCCGTCGACATCTCCGACCTGGCGCAGTACCGCGACGCGCGTCTCGCGGAGTCCCGGGCAGCAGCCGTTCCGGATTTCGGCGCGGCGGATTCTTCGCCCCGTCTCCTCGAGGCTGTCGAGGCGATGAACCGCGGCGACCTCGACACGACGATCGAGATCTGCAACGAGATTCTGGCGAGCGAGCCCGGAAACGAGGAAGCCGCGGCTCTCGGTCAGAAAGCGTACGAGCGCCAGGAAGCGGCCCCTTTCGTTCGCCAGTTCATGGCAGATGCCGGCCAGGCTCTCGATCGCGGCGACAGGGCCGCTGCGGAGACCGCCCTCGGAAAAGCAAAGAGCCTCGATCCGCTCCATCCCGAAATCGCCGCGATGGAAGACCGGCTGTCCGGCTCGCCGCCGGAATCCGCCGGAGCCCCGCCAACGGGGGAATCCGCCTCATTCGACTTCGGCTCCCCGTCCGCCAGCCCGTTCGGCGGTGCTTTCGGCGGCGACTCCGGCTCCTCGGCTTTCGAGACCTTCTCCAACGATTCCCCCGACCCATCACCGGCTGAGCCCGGCTCCCCTGACGAAAAAACCGAGAGTCCCGTGGCCGATCTCGGTTTCACTCTCGAGAACGAGCCCGAAGCAGTGGAACCGGAGGTAGGGGAAGCAAGGACATTTGACTTCAGCGGTGCGGGAGTCGACGTCTCCGGTGATGATCAGACGAAGATCGCTGCTTACCTCTCCGAGGGTGACGCCGCATTCGAAGCAGGCAACTGGACGCAGGCAATCGACATCTGGTCTCGCATCTTTCTCATCGACGTCACCAACGACGAAGCGAGCTCGAGAATCGAAAAAGCTCGGGAAAGGAAGAAAGAGGAAGAAGCCCGAACCGATGAGATCCTCAACGCGGGCATCGCCGCCTTCGACCGCGGTGATTACGTCACGGCGCGCCAGTCGTTCGAGGAAGTTCTCGCCGAAGAACCCGACAGCTTCAAGGCTCAGGAGTATCTCGACAAGCTCGACGCACACGCTGCGACCTCGGGTGCTGCCGCGATTCCTCCGCCGCCGGCTGCTTCAGGCGACATGTACGAGGGACCCGATCTGTCCGACGAGGATTCTCTGGAACCCTCGGCCGGCCCACGCCGTCCTGGAGTTCCTCCCGTCGCCCCGGCGAAACCGGAAAAAAGCTCGAAAGGTCTTCTGATCGTCGCCGCGCTCGTCGCCGTCGTCGCGGTCGGCGGGTGGTTCGCCTGGTCGATGATCTCGGGCGGGGAGGCTACCGAATCGGAGGTGTCCTCGACGATCACGCAGGGCAAGCTGAACCGCGCCGAAATGCTCGCCGGTCAGGGAAGCTTCGACGATGCAATCGAACTTCTGTCATCGATTCAGCCCGGCGATCCCTTCCGTGACCAGGCGATCGAAAAGATCGCCGAATACCGCGCGCAGGCAGCGTCGATGATCGACGGGCGCCCCGCGGCGGAAGTCCGGGAGGAGCTCCTCGTCGAAGCCCGTGAAGCATTCGCGGCGGAAGACTTCATCGGCGCCAAGCGAGCTTTCGAGGAGGCCGCGCAGATCGCACCGCTCGATGCGAGCGATTCCGCCACGTATCAGCAGGTCTCAGCCGAGGTGTCCGGTCTCGAGCAGGCGCTGCTTCTCTTCAACCAAGGCAATTACCGGGAGACTCTCCGAGCCGTCTCCGCCTTCCTGGCACGTGAGCCCGACAACCCCAATGCCCAGAGGCTCGCAGCCTCGGCGAACTACAATCTCGGAGTCAACGCGCTCAAGGACGAAAATACCTCCGGTGCGATCGAGTACTTCACCGAGGCCGTCAGACTGGACCCCGACGACATCGAAGCGCAACGGGCGCTCGAGCTCGCCCGGAGATACGACGGCGCTTCGAAGGATCTCCTCTACAGAATCTTCGTCAAATATCTGACGGCTCGATGA
- a CDS encoding co-chaperone GroES, producing MGVNVRPLHDRILVKRIDPSESVRGGIIIPDTAKEKPQEAEVIAVGEGKFGDDGKRIKLDVKKGDKVLIGKYSGTDIKLEAEEYTILREDEVLAVVG from the coding sequence ATGGGTGTCAACGTTCGCCCGCTTCACGACAGGATTCTCGTCAAGCGGATTGACCCGAGTGAGTCGGTACGGGGAGGAATCATCATTCCCGATACCGCGAAGGAAAAGCCCCAGGAGGCGGAAGTCATCGCCGTGGGCGAAGGTAAATTCGGCGACGACGGCAAGCGGATCAAGCTCGACGTCAAGAAAGGCGACAAGGTACTGATCGGCAAGTATTCCGGCACCGACATCAAACTGGAGGCCGAGGAGTACACCATCCTTCGCGAGGACGAGGTCCTCGCGGTCGTCGGCTGA